One Fibrobacter sp. UBA4297 DNA window includes the following coding sequences:
- a CDS encoding FISUMP domain-containing protein — MKQFLATLSLVFSLSSFISLTACGDDSSTSVNDEESSSSVVQSSSSVTLSGASAKSNGSSDGKKVSSSSSKIVVASSSSRHSGPDPESSSSKKISSSSSVIPASSGNLPSSSSKKVESSSSEYVPFDHSKTLAEDWRVGENRYKQFTDPRNGRSYYYITITSVYSGDSVTVMAENLNIGEMVLGKDDQKDDTKIERYCYNNDTTKCDEFGGLYQWAEMMQLPSRCNTESCSDLIQENHRGICPEGWRLMTYDDYVVIEGYKDEFGYGIKGLRSAYGFGGNNYSGWSLTGAGLRTKKGGFDDLRSVVYWLYPEEHEYDIAAFVHAAYVASAENVAGTSRNQRSEKIVGNAVRCVKIEQ, encoded by the coding sequence ATGAAACAATTTTTAGCTACTTTATCTCTCGTCTTTAGTCTTTCGTCTTTTATCTCGTTGACCGCCTGCGGCGACGACAGTAGCACATCCGTAAATGACGAAGAATCGTCTTCTTCAGTCGTTCAAAGCAGTAGTAGTGTCACCCTGAGCGGAGCGTCAGCGAAGTCGAATGGGTCCAGTGACGGAAAGAAGGTCTCGTCCTCCTCTAGCAAAATAGTCGTAGCGAGCAGCAGTAGCCGTCATTCCGGGCCTGACCCGGAATCCAGTAGCAGTAAGAAGATCTCATCATCTTCTTCTGTCATTCCCGCCTCGAGCGGGAATCTCCCTTCGTCTTCGAGTAAAAAGGTAGAGTCCTCCAGCAGTGAATATGTGCCTTTCGACCATTCGAAGACTTTGGCTGAAGATTGGCGTGTCGGAGAAAATCGTTACAAGCAATTCACTGACCCGCGCAATGGCCGTAGTTATTATTATATAACCATTACTTCTGTTTATAGTGGTGATTCTGTGACTGTAATGGCAGAAAATCTGAACATCGGCGAGATGGTCCTGGGCAAGGATGACCAGAAAGACGATACCAAGATAGAACGTTACTGTTACAATAACGATACCACCAAGTGCGATGAGTTCGGAGGCTTATACCAATGGGCTGAGATGATGCAGCTGCCTAGCCGCTGCAATACCGAAAGCTGCTCGGATTTGATACAAGAAAACCATCGAGGCATTTGCCCAGAAGGTTGGCGGTTGATGACCTATGATGATTATGTTGTAATAGAAGGTTATAAGGATGAATTCGGCTATGGCATTAAGGGACTACGTTCGGCTTATGGTTTTGGTGGAAATAATTATAGCGGTTGGTCCCTCACCGGTGCTGGATTGAGAACAAAAAAGGGTGGGTTTGACGATTTGAGAAGCGTCGTTTATTGGCTTTATCCTGAAGAGCATGAGTATGATATTGCTGCGTTTGTTCATGCAGCATATGTTGCTAGTGCTGAAAATGTAGCTGGAACATCAAGAAACCAACGTTCTGAAAAAATAGTGGGTAATGCCGTCCGTTGCGTAAAAATTGAACAGTAG
- a CDS encoding FISUMP domain-containing protein, translated as MKQFLATLSLVFSLSSFISLTACGDDSSTSVNDDDSSSSNTVVQTSSSVTLSGASAKSNGSSSSTKKSSSSRIDSIGSSSLQNDRKSSSSSVIPASSGNLPSSSSKTIIQSSSSAKTTSSSVTLSSSEGRIKSSSSSSTPNENISSSSEYVPFDHSKTHANASKVGKDAYKQFTDPRNGRSYYYITIYSEYKGYSVTVMAENLNIGEMVLGKNDQNDDTKIERYCYNNDTTKCDEFGGLYQWAEMMQLPSRCNTESCSNLIQPNHQGICPDGWRLFTYDDYCVVMGYKDEFGYGIKGLRSSYGFAGNNYSGFSLTGAGLRTAEGGFSGLYEKTAWFRPEEYEEDKEIRAHHGLVSAKNESSPQKNHRELKTKGFSVRCVKLE; from the coding sequence ATGAAACAATTTTTAGCTACTTTATCTCTCGTCTTTAGTCTTTCGTCTTTTATCTCGTTGACCGCCTGCGGCGACGACAGCAGCACATCCGTAAATGACGATGATTCTTCTTCATCGAATACAGTTGTTCAAACCAGTAGTAGCGTCACCCTGAGCGGAGCGTCAGCGAAGTCGAATGGGTCTAGTAGCAGTACCAAAAAATCTTCAAGTAGCCGCATTGATTCTATCGGCTCTTCGAGCCTCCAGAATGACAGAAAATCATCCTCTTCTTCTGTCATTCCCGCTTCGAGCGGGAATCTCCCATCCAGTTCATCCAAAACAATCATTCAAAGCAGTAGTTCTGCGAAAACCACTTCTTCGAGCGTCACCCTGAGCTCCAGCGAAGGTCGCATAAAATCCTCCTCGTCATCCTCGACCCCGAACGAGAATATCTCTTCCAGCAGCGAATACGTCCCCTTCGATCATTCGAAAACGCATGCTAACGCGAGCAAGGTGGGTAAGGACGCCTACAAACAATTCACTGACCCGCGCAATGGTCGTAGTTATTATTACATCACAATATATTCCGAATATAAAGGTTATTCAGTGACTGTTATGGCAGAAAATTTAAATATTGGCGAGATGGTTCTTGGAAAAAATGACCAGAACGACGATACCAAGATTGAACGATACTGTTACAATAACGATACCACCAAGTGCGATGAATTTGGTGGATTGTACCAGTGGGCGGAGATGATGCAACTGCCGAGCCGTTGCAATACTGAAAGTTGTTCGAATTTAATTCAACCAAACCATCAAGGTATCTGCCCTGACGGCTGGCGACTGTTCACTTATGATGACTATTGTGTTGTAATGGGATATAAGGATGAATTCGGCTATGGAATCAAAGGTCTTCGTTCTTCATACGGCTTTGCAGGAAATAATTATAGCGGTTTCTCCCTCACCGGTGCTGGATTGAGAACTGCCGAGGGTGGTTTTTCTGGATTGTATGAAAAAACAGCATGGTTCCGTCCGGAGGAATATGAAGAGGATAAAGAAATTAGAGCTCATCATGGGCTTGTTAGTGCCAAAAATGAAAGTTCTCCGCAGAAAAATCATCGCGAACTCAAAACTAAAGGCTTCTCCGTCCGTTGTGTAAAGTTGGAATAA
- a CDS encoding Smr/MutS family protein has product MPLNAEEEFQLEWIKNHQMEDKDELAEIQAEAEAEARPQRATRGKKMRRNPAAWEMPNPEDEIDLHGLTSEEAAEAVERRIDDLLIAGLSVLRVIHGGGNPEYGNVKRIIDRKVRSEWKNRVVFYKVEPDNAGSSIMKIGKPRPQIAKKKK; this is encoded by the coding sequence ATGCCTTTAAATGCCGAAGAAGAATTTCAGTTAGAGTGGATCAAGAATCACCAAATGGAAGACAAGGACGAACTTGCCGAAATCCAGGCCGAGGCAGAAGCCGAAGCAAGACCGCAACGCGCCACACGCGGCAAGAAAATGCGCCGCAATCCCGCTGCATGGGAAATGCCGAACCCCGAAGATGAAATCGACCTTCACGGCCTCACCTCCGAAGAAGCAGCCGAAGCCGTTGAGCGCCGCATTGACGACCTCCTCATCGCAGGTCTCAGCGTTCTGCGCGTGATTCACGGCGGTGGCAACCCGGAATACGGCAACGTCAAGCGCATCATCGACCGCAAAGTGCGCTCCGAATGGAAAAATCGAGTCGTTTTTTATAAGGTTGAACCCGATAACGCTGGTTCCAGCATCATGAAAATCGGCAAGCCGCGCCCGCAAATCGCAAAAAAGAAAAAATAA
- a CDS encoding lauroyl acyltransferase yields the protein MPNIFYSAFFTVVFPIYKVLHKKRAYGRVEKHLELARQYLAENSINCAELAKVNPRDTFKGIFWNALESYRGLARFKSVEKRIVYENEHIIQGAIAECAKQNAPIAGISIHQGAFELLHRALCRYSEHVHLITDSIGDMAFREVLKDLRSDPHLTEYHPDETGRLIRELFRTKGILAMVIDQGKHTKGNTVSLFGRPSTLYLRLPQKINEMGAGIVTFRTWSEKKRIVIRFEKYYPPKYDAGIENAENAAPSESPLVTGIAREVETWIAEHPEQWSWNYHGNFIATL from the coding sequence TTGCCGAACATATTCTATTCGGCATTTTTTACAGTCGTTTTCCCGATTTACAAGGTTTTGCACAAGAAACGCGCTTACGGGCGCGTTGAAAAGCACCTAGAATTAGCGCGGCAGTACCTCGCTGAAAACAGTATAAACTGCGCGGAACTTGCCAAAGTCAACCCGCGCGACACATTCAAAGGCATCTTCTGGAATGCACTCGAATCCTACCGCGGACTCGCCCGTTTCAAAAGCGTTGAAAAACGAATCGTCTACGAAAACGAACACATTATCCAAGGCGCCATCGCCGAATGCGCAAAACAAAACGCCCCCATCGCAGGCATCAGCATCCACCAGGGCGCATTCGAACTTTTGCACCGCGCACTCTGCCGTTACAGCGAACACGTCCACCTCATCACCGACTCCATCGGCGACATGGCATTCCGCGAAGTCCTCAAAGACCTCCGCAGCGACCCGCACCTTACCGAATATCATCCCGACGAAACAGGCCGCCTTATCCGTGAACTCTTCCGCACCAAAGGCATTCTCGCCATGGTCATTGACCAAGGCAAACATACCAAAGGGAACACAGTCTCGCTATTCGGTCGCCCAAGTACGCTCTACTTGCGCCTCCCGCAAAAAATAAACGAGATGGGAGCAGGAATCGTTACATTCCGCACGTGGAGCGAAAAGAAGCGCATCGTCATCCGCTTCGAAAAATATTACCCGCCAAAGTACGACGCAGGCATCGAGAATGCTGAAAATGCCGCGCCATCAGAAAGCCCGCTCGTCACGGGAATCGCGCGCGAAGTCGAAACATGGATTGCCGAGCACCCCGAACAGTGGAGCTGGAATTACCACGGGAATTTTATTGCAACACTCTAA
- a CDS encoding UTP--glucose-1-phosphate uridylyltransferase, which translates to MNIIETLNAAGQQELAQHLESLTGDARANLERDILSQDWQELKALHAEKSVANLSDNVSADLTPMPWKLATDDLRYEFWKETGEILLGQGKVAAFLVAGGQGSRLGFDGPKGMFDIGLPSHKSLFQLQAERLRNLGARVGHAIPWCIMTSPLNHEATVNFFSENNFFGLNREDIRFFQQGTICALTADGKAVRDGEDHLALVPDGNGGCFRALAQSGTLAWLVERGVQYVFLYSVDNALCRICDPAFIGALAEKGTILSASKVVHKAGPNEKVGIFAFQNKKPGVVEYSDLPENFRDMTNADGSLTFDGGNIAIHLFKISGLRKLQTSKLPWHTARKTVCGIEKCFKFEQFLFDAFPQLGSMLPFGVVREEEFSPVKNAEGNDSPKTARIMIGKLHREWLRKAHVKIDEKKLYEISPTISYAGEGLKQSVFDRELGRNILEFEEE; encoded by the coding sequence ATGAATATTATCGAAACATTGAACGCCGCAGGTCAGCAAGAACTGGCCCAACATTTGGAATCCTTGACGGGTGATGCCCGCGCAAATTTGGAACGCGATATTTTAAGCCAGGACTGGCAAGAACTCAAGGCTTTGCATGCCGAAAAATCCGTCGCCAACTTGAGCGATAACGTTTCCGCCGACCTCACTCCGATGCCGTGGAAACTCGCGACCGACGATCTCCGTTACGAATTCTGGAAAGAAACAGGTGAAATCCTCCTCGGTCAAGGCAAAGTTGCCGCATTCCTCGTGGCAGGCGGTCAAGGTTCTCGTCTCGGTTTCGATGGTCCGAAGGGCATGTTCGATATCGGTCTCCCAAGCCACAAAAGTTTGTTCCAGTTGCAGGCCGAACGCTTGCGCAATTTGGGCGCCCGCGTGGGTCACGCCATCCCGTGGTGCATCATGACGAGCCCCTTGAACCACGAAGCGACAGTCAACTTTTTCAGCGAAAATAACTTCTTTGGATTAAACCGCGAAGATATCCGATTCTTCCAGCAGGGAACAATTTGCGCCCTCACCGCAGACGGCAAGGCTGTCCGCGATGGTGAAGACCATTTGGCTCTTGTGCCCGATGGAAACGGCGGTTGTTTCCGCGCTCTCGCCCAGAGCGGAACACTCGCTTGGCTTGTGGAACGCGGCGTGCAATACGTGTTCCTCTACAGCGTCGATAACGCCCTCTGCCGCATTTGTGACCCGGCATTCATTGGCGCGCTCGCCGAAAAAGGCACGATTCTCAGCGCCTCGAAGGTTGTGCACAAGGCCGGCCCGAACGAAAAAGTCGGCATTTTCGCCTTCCAGAACAAGAAGCCAGGCGTTGTCGAATACAGCGACCTTCCGGAAAACTTCCGCGACATGACAAACGCCGATGGAAGCCTCACGTTCGATGGCGGCAACATCGCGATTCACTTGTTTAAAATCAGCGGACTCCGCAAGTTGCAGACAAGCAAGCTCCCGTGGCACACCGCACGCAAAACCGTTTGCGGCATCGAAAAGTGCTTCAAGTTCGAACAGTTCCTCTTTGACGCCTTCCCGCAGCTCGGTTCCATGCTCCCGTTCGGCGTTGTACGCGAAGAAGAATTCAGCCCGGTCAAGAATGCCGAAGGCAACGATTCTCCAAAGACCGCACGCATCATGATTGGCAAGCTCCACCGCGAATGGCTCCGCAAGGCGCACGTCAAGATTGACGAGAAGAAGTTGTACGAAATCTCGCCGACCATCAGCTACGCTGGCGAAGGCCTCAAGCAGAGTGTTTTTGACCGCGAACTCGGAAGAAACATCCTGGAATTTGAAGAGGAATAA
- the mraY gene encoding phospho-N-acetylmuramoyl-pentapeptide-transferase, with amino-acid sequence MLCHWLYQTTNIDLFDGRLFRAGVAAMLSIILVLFFMPKYIRFLQRLDATSDFDKDGKTKSPPIMGGLLLVIVVEVVSLLVCQMNGYTISTLVILALFSAVGATDDMAKVRAKRLVNQGKLKAAEYMDKADGISSSLRLFLYFLFSFVVAVFCYKFIPELKGDLTIPFCPIDVFQIHLPNWIFVAFMTFVIAASANGTNFTDGLDSLVSVPILTSMVFVGLVAYVSGNFIFSQYLSVPYLPGCDELFPLATAIAGALLAYLWFNSPPAEIYMGDAGSVGFGAAIGIMFILVQAGLFLPIVCIIIIAEACSVLMQITWFKITKRATGTGKRIFLCAPLHHHYQKKWDGRFPSKPLMNSKIVWRMHLVSIFALIFSMVVFFGIR; translated from the coding sequence ATGCTTTGCCACTGGCTATATCAAACAACAAACATTGACCTTTTTGACGGTCGTCTGTTCCGTGCGGGTGTTGCCGCCATGCTTTCCATCATCCTGGTGCTCTTCTTCATGCCGAAGTACATCCGCTTCTTGCAGAGATTGGACGCCACGAGCGATTTCGACAAGGACGGAAAGACAAAATCTCCTCCGATTATGGGCGGCCTCCTCCTCGTGATTGTAGTAGAAGTTGTGTCACTGCTCGTTTGCCAGATGAACGGCTACACCATCTCGACACTCGTGATTTTGGCACTGTTCAGTGCCGTGGGTGCCACCGACGATATGGCCAAGGTCCGTGCAAAGCGCCTCGTGAACCAAGGCAAGCTCAAAGCCGCCGAATACATGGACAAGGCAGATGGCATTTCCAGCTCTCTTAGACTTTTCCTCTACTTCTTGTTTAGCTTTGTCGTTGCCGTTTTCTGCTACAAGTTCATTCCCGAACTCAAAGGCGATTTGACCATTCCGTTCTGTCCGATTGACGTTTTCCAAATCCATCTTCCCAACTGGATTTTCGTTGCCTTCATGACGTTTGTCATCGCCGCATCCGCTAACGGTACAAACTTCACGGACGGTCTCGACAGCCTCGTTTCTGTACCGATTCTTACCAGCATGGTGTTCGTTGGACTCGTCGCTTACGTGAGTGGCAACTTCATCTTTAGCCAGTACTTGAGCGTTCCGTACCTCCCCGGTTGCGACGAACTTTTCCCGCTCGCAACAGCCATCGCAGGCGCATTGCTCGCCTACTTGTGGTTTAACAGCCCTCCGGCTGAAATCTACATGGGTGACGCAGGCTCTGTAGGCTTCGGTGCAGCCATCGGCATTATGTTTATCTTGGTGCAGGCAGGGCTCTTCCTCCCCATCGTTTGCATCATCATCATCGCCGAAGCTTGCTCCGTGTTGATGCAAATTACGTGGTTCAAGATTACCAAGAGAGCAACCGGCACTGGCAAGCGCATCTTCCTCTGTGCGCCGCTCCACCACCACTACCAAAAGAAGTGGGACGGACGCTTCCCGAGCAAGCCGCTCATGAACTCCAAGATTGTGTGGCGCATGCACCTCGTGAGCATCTTCGCCCTCATCTTTAGCATGGTTGTGTTCTTCGGTATTAGATAG
- a CDS encoding LysE family translocator, with protein sequence MLEFFIAALVIGIAPGPDNLFVLAQSATYGARLGFCIILGLCTGIAIHTCLLVAGVSALIAASPTAFFVIQCLGAAYLLYLAYKSFGVRSGVVQMSGDSRSELGMTNADSKDAVKSSNGGVPSARSLYMRGIIMNLTNPKVILFVLSLIPPAVRLDRPIHPSLQMAIFGGEFILATMIVFGSIALLAGTVKKFLLTSPKANRNLNWFSGAVFVFLAVALFMV encoded by the coding sequence ATGCTTGAATTTTTTATCGCCGCGCTTGTCATTGGGATCGCTCCTGGACCAGATAACCTTTTTGTGCTTGCCCAGAGCGCTACCTATGGGGCGCGTCTCGGTTTTTGCATTATCCTTGGACTTTGCACAGGAATTGCTATACATACTTGCCTGCTTGTGGCGGGTGTTTCGGCGTTGATTGCGGCTAGCCCGACGGCGTTTTTCGTCATCCAGTGCCTCGGCGCGGCATATCTGCTCTATCTCGCGTACAAGAGTTTCGGGGTGCGCTCGGGTGTTGTTCAGATGAGTGGAGATTCCCGGTCGGAGCTGGGAATGACAAATGCAGATTCGAAGGATGCGGTAAAGTCTAGCAATGGTGGCGTTCCTTCTGCGCGTAGCCTTTACATGCGTGGCATTATCATGAATCTCACGAACCCGAAGGTGATTCTTTTTGTGCTTTCGCTGATTCCGCCGGCGGTGCGCTTGGACCGTCCAATCCACCCGAGCTTGCAAATGGCTATTTTCGGCGGTGAATTTATCTTGGCGACGATGATTGTTTTTGGGAGCATTGCTCTTTTAGCAGGAACTGTCAAGAAGTTCCTTTTGACATCGCCGAAGGCGAATCGCAATCTGAATTGGTTCAGCGGTGCGGTGTTCGTCTTCTTGGCTGTTGCCTTGTTTATGGTATAA
- a CDS encoding DHH family phosphoesterase yields MQIDDLLKEAKSVAIFGHVRPDGDCVGSTLGLYNYICDNYPTTKVRIFLERFPENYKILTNSNEINEFYSDEFGSFDLAFLLDSSTFDRVGANGESCIKAANKTCNIDHHISNPLNLCDVNFVDAKASSACEVLYFLLDPNKVSKATAECLYLGIVHDTGAFKFSSTGHKTMTVIGDLLEKGIDFTRIINETYYTRTYTQTLVTGYVMMSSKLALDGKVVYSYLTPEDMDRYSVTPVELSSVIDTLREVTGTEVAIFLYPVNGDYKISLRSNYVVDVNKVAGVFGGGGHVRAAGASSKDSPEETIAKLLKVIQEQL; encoded by the coding sequence ATGCAAATCGATGATTTACTGAAAGAAGCTAAAAGCGTTGCCATTTTTGGGCACGTACGCCCCGATGGAGACTGCGTGGGCTCTACACTTGGTCTTTACAACTACATCTGCGACAACTACCCGACCACAAAAGTCCGCATTTTCTTGGAACGCTTCCCGGAAAACTACAAGATCCTCACCAACTCCAACGAAATTAACGAATTTTACAGCGATGAGTTTGGCTCGTTCGATTTAGCGTTCCTTTTGGATTCATCCACATTTGACCGCGTTGGCGCAAACGGTGAAAGCTGCATCAAGGCAGCCAACAAGACATGCAACATCGACCACCACATCAGCAATCCGCTAAACCTCTGCGATGTCAATTTCGTCGATGCAAAGGCAAGTTCCGCTTGCGAAGTCCTTTACTTTTTATTGGACCCGAACAAAGTCAGCAAAGCCACCGCCGAATGTTTGTACCTCGGCATCGTGCATGACACAGGAGCCTTCAAGTTCAGCAGCACCGGCCACAAGACGATGACGGTCATCGGCGATTTGCTTGAAAAAGGCATCGACTTTACACGCATCATCAACGAGACGTACTACACGAGAACGTACACCCAGACGCTCGTCACAGGCTACGTGATGATGAGCAGCAAGCTCGCTCTCGACGGAAAGGTCGTCTACAGCTACCTCACGCCCGAGGACATGGACCGCTATTCCGTAACTCCGGTTGAACTCAGCAGCGTCATCGACACCTTGCGCGAAGTCACCGGCACCGAAGTCGCCATATTCCTGTACCCGGTCAACGGCGATTACAAGATTAGCCTGCGCAGCAATTACGTTGTCGATGTCAACAAAGTTGCAGGAGTATTTGGCGGAGGCGGCCACGTCCGTGCTGCGGGCGCAAGCTCCAAGGACTCTCCCGAAGAGACGATTGCAAAGCTATTAAAGGTTATTCAAGAACAGCTTTAA
- a CDS encoding Cof-type HAD-IIB family hydrolase, translating to MKLLFTDLDGTLLDDEKNISQADMASIQAMIGAGHKFVMTTGRPLTSVKHIAEKYGFLKPGYFLVSFNGGLIYDCGTEQPILTRRIAVDQVKFIMDEAHKRGMHAHTYAGDLVVSEYETEQLKTYCRLMKMDYVVVDDIRNYYGGVNGNDGPINVVVKPPIKVNVITPFEHSSLVDFRAEMRKVTAGKLFDVFSKPEMLEFSHMLSNKGAAVRYMADFYHEPIENTIAVGDEENDCPMIEAAGVGVAMANASPAAKAVANYVTEHDNNHSGITEVIEKFVM from the coding sequence ATGAAACTTTTATTTACTGATTTAGACGGCACGCTCCTCGACGACGAGAAGAATATTAGCCAGGCGGACATGGCTTCAATCCAGGCGATGATCGGGGCTGGTCACAAGTTCGTGATGACGACGGGGCGCCCGCTCACAAGCGTAAAGCACATTGCCGAAAAGTACGGCTTCTTAAAGCCGGGATATTTTCTGGTGAGCTTTAATGGTGGGCTCATCTACGACTGCGGAACCGAACAGCCGATTTTGACGCGTCGCATTGCGGTAGATCAGGTAAAGTTCATCATGGACGAGGCTCACAAGCGCGGAATGCACGCACACACTTATGCGGGCGATTTGGTGGTCTCGGAATACGAGACGGAACAGCTCAAGACGTATTGCCGCTTGATGAAAATGGATTATGTTGTTGTAGATGATATCCGCAATTATTATGGTGGGGTTAATGGCAATGACGGTCCGATCAATGTCGTGGTTAAGCCGCCGATTAAGGTAAACGTGATTACGCCGTTTGAACATTCGAGTCTCGTGGATTTCCGCGCCGAGATGCGGAAAGTCACGGCGGGCAAGCTATTCGACGTGTTTAGTAAGCCCGAAATGCTCGAGTTCTCGCACATGCTTTCGAATAAAGGCGCTGCTGTGCGCTACATGGCGGACTTCTATCACGAGCCGATTGAAAATACGATTGCCGTGGGCGATGAAGAAAACGATTGCCCGATGATTGAGGCGGCTGGCGTTGGTGTGGCAATGGCGAATGCGTCACCGGCGGCAAAGGCTGTTGCCAATTACGTGACCGAGCACGACAACAACCATTCGGGAATCACAGAAGTTATAGAGAAATTTGTGATGTAG
- a CDS encoding DegT/DnrJ/EryC1/StrS family aminotransferase translates to MIPFINVRAQREAYLSEFKQAEQEVLDSGYFIGGPQVHALESELAEFTGAKHAITCGSGTDALTIALTALGLEPGDEVIVPDFTFIAPAECVMRMGGVPVFADINAETLQVSTESIEARISDKTRGIIAVNLFGQCAPYAEIKNIAKSHGLWLIEDSAQAFGATQNSTPACTFGDISITSFYPAKPLGCYGDGGALFTASDELAQKIRLIANHGSQTRYIHEICGMNSRLDAIQAAVLRVKLRHFKDELKMRRENARKYNEFFNAVPGITPQEIANGNTSTYAQYTVLADDRETFIKKLDKAGIPHCIHYPMPLHEQPCFANFLPDYNIASALYGPPGIINTLPPNIADKLLENANIHADRAAEKVVSLPMCAFTDVDEIIARLKKEM, encoded by the coding sequence ATGATTCCGTTCATCAATGTACGTGCGCAGCGCGAAGCCTATTTATCCGAATTTAAGCAAGCCGAACAAGAAGTCCTCGACAGCGGCTATTTTATCGGAGGGCCGCAAGTCCATGCGCTGGAATCAGAACTTGCGGAGTTCACAGGCGCAAAGCACGCCATCACCTGCGGTAGCGGAACGGACGCATTGACCATCGCCCTTACCGCTCTTGGGCTTGAACCAGGCGATGAAGTCATCGTCCCGGACTTTACCTTTATCGCGCCCGCCGAATGCGTAATGCGAATGGGCGGCGTTCCTGTTTTTGCAGACATCAATGCAGAAACGCTCCAAGTCAGCACCGAAAGCATTGAAGCGCGGATTAGCGATAAAACTCGCGGGATTATCGCGGTCAACCTGTTCGGTCAGTGTGCCCCGTATGCAGAAATCAAGAACATCGCAAAGTCGCACGGCCTATGGCTGATCGAAGACTCGGCTCAAGCGTTCGGCGCCACGCAAAACAGTACACCCGCCTGCACGTTCGGTGACATTTCTATCACGAGCTTTTACCCGGCAAAACCGCTCGGTTGCTACGGCGACGGCGGAGCACTCTTCACCGCAAGCGATGAACTCGCGCAAAAAATCCGCCTCATTGCAAACCACGGCAGCCAAACGCGATACATCCACGAAATCTGCGGCATGAACAGCAGGCTCGACGCCATCCAGGCTGCAGTCCTGCGCGTGAAGCTCCGCCATTTCAAGGACGAATTAAAAATGCGCCGCGAAAACGCCCGCAAATACAACGAGTTTTTCAATGCTGTTCCGGGAATCACGCCGCAAGAAATCGCAAACGGCAATACAAGCACGTACGCGCAATACACCGTGCTGGCCGATGACCGCGAAACATTTATCAAGAAGCTGGACAAAGCGGGAATTCCGCACTGCATCCACTACCCGATGCCGCTGCACGAACAGCCGTGTTTCGCGAATTTCCTGCCCGACTATAATATAGCATCCGCCTTATATGGTCCACCAGGCATTATCAATACACTGCCGCCCAATATCGCTGATAAATTATTAGAGAACGCAAATATACATGCCGATCGAGCAGCGGAAAAAGTCGTCAGCCTCCCCATGTGCGCCTTCACGGACGTGGACGAGATAATTGCAAGACTTAAGAAAGAAATGTAA
- the rpsT gene encoding 30S ribosomal protein S20, with translation MPQHKSCKKRLLQAEKANAMNRSTRSAIRASLKVIRTAATKAAALEEMPKLFSMLDKAAVSHRAGFCANRAANYKAKVAKVINGLA, from the coding sequence GTGCCTCAACACAAGTCTTGCAAAAAGCGTTTGCTCCAGGCCGAAAAGGCCAACGCAATGAACCGTTCCACCCGTAGCGCTATCCGTGCTAGCCTCAAGGTTATCCGCACTGCTGCTACTAAAGCTGCTGCCCTCGAAGAAATGCCGAAGCTCTTCAGCATGCTCGACAAGGCTGCCGTTTCTCACCGCGCTGGTTTCTGCGCCAACCGTGCTGCCAACTACAAGGCCAAGGTTGCTAAGGTCATCAACGGCCTTGCTTAA
- a CDS encoding roadblock/LC7 domain-containing protein — protein sequence MSDYTIYSDDANKVRRLMSAYQASVKCEYVVLCHRDGNIIAEVGSLGSDLDATPLAVLSIAAFDSSRQIGVMLGGETFQSVSFTGENRSVYISPVDQSLLLVQVFNGGKLPNRIDDFNRLLVEKLEDAVPAFTQNTSSLVR from the coding sequence ATGAGCGATTATACAATTTATTCTGATGATGCTAACAAAGTGCGTCGCTTGATGTCTGCTTATCAGGCAAGCGTCAAGTGCGAATATGTTGTTCTTTGCCATCGTGATGGAAATATCATTGCAGAAGTCGGTTCCCTGGGTTCCGATCTCGATGCAACGCCTCTTGCTGTTTTGAGTATTGCTGCGTTTGACTCCTCGCGCCAAATTGGGGTGATGCTTGGCGGCGAAACGTTCCAGTCTGTGTCCTTTACTGGCGAAAACCGCTCTGTTTACATTTCGCCGGTAGACCAGTCGCTTTTACTTGTGCAGGTTTTTAATGGGGGCAAGCTCCCGAACCGCATCGACGACTTTAACCGTTTGCTGGTCGAAAAGCTGGAGGACGCCGTTCCTGCGTTTACGCAGAATACGAGCAGTCTTGTCCGCTAG